The region GGAGCAGCGGCGAAGAACCTGCAAAGAAAACAATCAAAATTCCTGTAAAAACCACCCAAGGCAACACCAAAAGGTCCTCGATGTCCAAAAAGGGTGAGAAGGAGACAAAACTGCAAGTTCggccaaagaagaaaaaacgTTCCTCGAAAGCATCTTCAAATACGAAGGCTCTCAAGGGCGGTGCAGCATTCGAAGACCCTATTGTGCTGGATTTTTAGAAGCCAATGATTTGTCGGGGTTGACTGCCGGCGATGAGGTGAGGTCGAAATACTTTGTGAGCAGCCAGGTCTCCAAGCCTGTTGATGCCGAATCTTCGTGCGAGTCCCTTAATGGACATTCCGTCCCAGACAGTGTTCAGAGGCTGCTTGAGGATATGGGTCTAGCTTCCGATCTTCTCCTATCCGATTCGACTCTGAGTGACGTACCAAGTGACCTGGAGGATAGCCCTACACCGTCTCCGGTTCGCCCAGCACATCCGAAGCTCGGTGATACTGATGATGATCCTAGCGGGATATCTGATGCCAACATAGATCCCATCAAACCCCCCCATTTTGCTGTCGGCGTCAGAGAACAAACTCCGCCGCAACTTGATTTTTCATTAAATCCTACACTCATCCCGGAGAAGAAGCCTCGCTCAAAGCCAGCAAAGGTATCACCATATTTCCAAGGAACTTCAGTTAACGAGGACTCTTGTCTGCCCTTTCCGCCAATCGATGCACCAGCATTCGGCCTAGTCCAGGAGCAACTCGCGCACGATCCATTCCGTTTACTCCTTGCtaccatcttcctcaaccgcacCCGAGGAGGCGTCGCGCTCCCAATCCTATTCCAGGTCTTTGATAGATACCCCACGATCGAGGCgatggctgcagcagacCAATCAGAACTAACAGCCATGATTAACTGCCTCGGTTTCCAGAACCAGCGAGCAAGAAAGTGCATATCCCTAGCGCAGACATGGCTCGACCGTCCACCTTGCCGGAATAAACGGTACCGGAAACTCAACTACCCATGTAAGACAGATGGAAGAGACATCAAGCCGGCTGAATGcatcaacgacgacgaccagcGCGTGGCTTGGGAAGTCGCGCATCTTCCTGGGGTCGGGGCTTATGCCTTGGACAGCTGGCGGATTTTCTGCCGCGATGAATTGCGGGGTTTATCTACAGACTGGCAGGGGACTGGTGCTGCAACGGCAGGGTTTACTCCCGAATGGAAATCAGTGTTGCCGCAAGATAAGGAACTCCGCGCCTACTTGACGTGGATGTGGCTAAAGGAGGGATGGGATTGGGACCGGGAAACGGGAGAAAGGACGCCCGCGAGCGAGAAAGTGATGCGGGCTGCGCGGCGGGGAGCTACTGCTCATATCGAGGCCGGGAATTGGGTTCTTGAGACGTCTCCAGTGAAGCGTAGATAGACTGGATATGCGGGTGACACGACGAGCATTGCATTGCCTGGCTACTGGATAGCACATATAGATGATCTTTTTCTTTGAAACATTACTCCAAATATAAATGAAATTCCTTAGTTTGTGTTTGCTTGTCATCGATACCTGGCACTGCCTTATCGTATGTACTACGAATTAGCTTCTCAGGCGGCAAGGCTACAAGGCTGCCAGGCAGGCAATCAGGCAACTCCATCACATTCACGAGCACACGACAACACAACTTCAGCAAACGCCAGCCTCCCATTGCATTGCCCTCTTGCAACGCTTCAATCGTTTCATCCAAGATCTTCAAATCTCAACTGCACGTTTCAATTTGGCCTACTCCAGCATCTCCAACGTCTTCGTCGGGCTTCCATGCAGCACCCACCACGTCGCTCCACTCAATCACCAGCCTCGAACACCCCGTCGCACTAGACCTCGCTATTGTCGACTAAACGGGTCTCAGCGGGGATTCGTCTGGGCCCTTTCTCACCGCAAAATCCTCGTCCAACCTCCGCCGTTCACGATCCGATTCCTCGTTATTCCCCGGCTGCTTTTTGTGCCTTTCCCCCCATGAGCGACGCTTGTCGCATGACTCTTAAAGATAGCAAGCTGTTGGTGCTTCCATGACATAAGCGCCGAGCTGCGAACCCATCAATCCAACCACTCAGATCTGCGATCTTTGACGTCGCCAGTCGCCTAAGCGCCAGACGCACCCAACGTATCCAGGCTCCGACAGACCAGTGTCGGCGACAGACTCGACTCTCGATTGATTTTTTCACTTCGATGAGCTGCCCCGATCGGCAAACCTGTCATTCACATTCACGAGGTAACTAGTCAGTCACAAAACGAATTCGGACAAGGGAAGCAGGGGAtaaaaaggaagaaagacagCGCTTCCTTGGCCGTCGTCTTCTCTCACCTTCAAACCCACGAACCTCCATTAATTCGAGCCCATCCCACGCCATGTTTCTGCCACTGAGACTAAATGACCGCGATCGTAACAGGGAACGGAATAGGAAACTCTCATCCACATCTTCTACCTCTCTCAAATCAAAAAACCGTCAACAAAGGACGTCGTCCCAGAAACAATCCAGCCGACCGTCAACCAAGGATCCAGAAGACCCCGAACCACCGGTCCGCTCCTCCACTCCTTCTACCTCCGCTCCCAAGTCCCGCAAGCAACGTCGGTCCTCCATGCCCGGCCTCGACAGCGCCAGTCGCTCCGGCACGGCATCCTTCCTCGAGTCGAGAACGAGTTTACCATACCCTACTTTTTCGAAGGCTCATAGCAGGGAGGCCGTCGGCAAACCGGGCGTCCCTACACCAGATCCGACCGACCTAACCGAGCAGAAtcaggacgatgaagacaaAGATGACACCAAACAACGACACCATGATAGTCGGAATGCGCCGCCAAGTCCCCCGTTGACGAGCGTGGATCAGCATTCGCGAAAAGGCAGCACGGTCGACGATAAGGGGGAGAAAACTACTGAGAAGACGAAGGATGGAAAGACAAAGATCAGAATCAAAACAGACTTGAATCGGTCATCGTCAAGCCTGCGCGCTAAAAAGGATGACAGCAGCAAGACGAGCAAGTCGACCGTCCGACCGGAGACCCCGAAAGCGAAGCGCTCAAGTTACAGTAAAGACTCGCCATCTCGGACCGCCAGCCACAAACCATCCAAATCAAAGCTCGATCCGGATCGCAAGCGGAGCTCTGTtgtctctcctcctcgctctccgcCAGTCCGAGATGTAGGCATGGACTACTCCGCCAACGGCTCCGACGCAACCATTGCGGCTGCTCGCCAGTCGCCCTCTTCCAGAGTCAGAAGCCCCGAGAAGCCTCCGTCTCGCACCCAAACGCGCTCTTCCATGTCGAATCGCCCGGCTTCCGCAAATCCCAACCGAACACCATTCGATATTGCAATGGATTACGGACGTCCGCCAACTACAGGCTCCACATACGGCactccaccaccgccgcccccTCCCCCAGATGTCCCGGTCTCAAACCCTCGGGTTGATTATCTACTTCATAATGGAGGGTTAGATTACCAGGTCCCAAAATCTCTCCTCCTAAACACGGTTTTCGGCGATCAACCTCAAGTCCAGCCCCATCTAGCGGCCAGTAGAGTGTTTGAACCTTTCAGTCGTCTTCTAGCCGACTACCAGCATGTTGTAAATAAAAATGGTTCGCTTGCTGTTGCTACAGGGTCCAGGTCTGTGGCTCGTCGCCTACTCGACCGGCTGGAAGCTGTTTTTGCCCGCGATATTTCGTCGGAGTCGTGTCGTTGTCTTATGTGCGAACATGATGAGTTGGAGGACATCCCGTCAGGTGTCAGCTGGGGCGAAGTACTAGAGCTGGTGTCCGGTCGTCGAGAGCTTCCTAGTTGGCCGCCATTTATTCTCACAACGGAACTAGGAAAGGCGGATGTATCTGGTGAAGAGCATATCCCTATGCAGAAGATGGATATTGACGTTCCGGAAGAGTACCGCGACCATTTCCTTCGACAGTCGCGCAAGACAAAACTCGCTGTTGACCAGTGGTTGACCGAACAAGTCGAACAGCCAACAAGTGCGCCTGAGGAGGTGGACGATGAGACCCTTACTTTTGCCATGTTAACCCATCTTGGAAACGACCAAAGACCTATATTCCGTGCTTTGCTAGGAATCTCGTCCACATCGCCGACCCCACGCCCAGATGGACAGCCCCGAGAACGGCCGCCTGCTCTCACTTCGTCATCTTTTGCAATCGAGCGGCTGTACCGTTTGTCATCTAAGCCCCGGGATCCCGAAACCGCAATGTACATGCTCAATAACCCCGGAATGCACCATGTGCTAGCCACGCTTGCAGCCATCAGCGACGATGAGTGGGATATTTTGATATCAGGACGCTTCGACGGATTCCTTCGCAGCGGAGCCGAGGACTCTACTCCCAATCGATATAGCAACAGTCGGTCAAACACCCCATTTAGCACCGGGCGAATGTCTCGCGGTTCTACTCCCAACCCGCTCGACCGTCCAACGAGCCAACCATACGGCGGACCAGGCTCTCCAGGTTCATTCGGCGGCCCGATCGCTCTagacgaggaaatggagatCGCCGCTCTGGCGGAAGTCGAGCGAGAAATATACGCTGGAATGGAAGCTCTCGAAGATGCATTCGAAGCGCTACACTGCAAAGCGGAAACTGTACGTCTTGCCCTGCGCGAGCGCGGTGCTGGTCTGTCAATCGCCAACCAGAACCGCCGAGGAACGTTTGTCGAAGCTCGACTTGGCACACCCGGACCCCACCCATGGGAAAGTGGTACGGACGACGACTTCCTTGACGATGTGCAATCATTGGCACCCGATGACTCGGCCAGCAACATCAGCTCTAACCGCCGGCGCCGTCCGAAGCGACGTACTGAACGCCGCACACCTGCGCCcgttgaggaggaagacgaaggtgACGAGGGATCACACACCAAACAACGGGATAGTCGGAACTCAAGGAGAagataaaaacaaaaacaaaacaaaacaaacaatTCTACTACCCACAATTCAATCGATGCATCAAACCGTTCTATTCTAgttttccctcctcccccttcttctctcttgttCTGTTTCCAATCTTCAACAGCGTGATGACACATGAAACGAAGAAACGGCACGAAATgaaatcttcttttttttctgttcttctctttttttttcatctAATATACCAAGAGTTGGCTTGCCTTGTATTTCATTTCCCCTCGTTTTCTATTTTCTAGGGAGAGGAGCCGAGCCAAATTGTTTTAGTATTACATttgctctttcttccaaggtTGTTGCTACCCAACAGGACCCAGCCAGGACTATGTTTTGCCCTGAGGCGTTCGTGTgtgtttctcttcttctaaAAAAATCGATTTTGCGAATTGTGATTCGTGACGGCCGAAAATTTATATTTCCCTGGCTTCCCAGAAGATTCGAACCAATTTGTTactgttgttcttgttgccgctgttgctgtctttGGCCTAGAATTGGGAATATAGGTTGCTTGCTACTGCCGTAATAATGTTTAGCATGCTGGGTTTTATTCCAAGTTATCCGTGCCTCTATCACTGCTACGATTTACATGAGGTATATTCCTATGGTCTTTTATTAATCTAGGATATATCGGCGTCGCAGGATGTGATCGGTGGGAGTGCCTGGTCAGAGCTCTCTGTTTTTATGGAGGGGCAAAGCCTGCATACCGAAACTCTACATAAATACATACATACGTACTTGATTGCCGGCCTTAACCCCCGCCAAGCAGTCCCTGTACATTGTACCAATTAGCCTCAGTCAACGACgatcaaggacgagaaatAACTAACAGCCAACCAATCCATGCCTTCATCAATTCCATAGCCGTTAAGAGCCGAGCACGGAACAACCTTCCACCTTTGCTTCTTCAGTGCTTTCGGTTGCAACGCTTCCAATATGTCTCCCCCGGGCTTTGCGCCGTCAAGATCGTTTTTATTAGCGAACACCAGAACAGGAACCTCACTGTTCTCATCATAGAGCCCAGTAAATTCAAGCAAACATTTCAATTCATAGCGTGCGTCGTCGAGTCGGTTGGTCTCTGTGGCGTCCACGACATATATCACCGCGTCCGGCTTGGAAAAGGACTCTTTCCACTGCGGACGTAATCTATCCCGGCCTCCCAGGTCCTGATAGCGAAATATTATATGAGCGATGGATATCTGGACAGGGGAGTTGGTtgtttctatatatatacaaagATAAGAAAGTTTTCGTCCTGATGTGTGGCTGTTTCAAGGTTGAATCCAACTGTAGACACGGGGATGACATCACCCATGCCCTAAGAACTAGTCAGCGTATATATACCATTTCATTCTCACCATCTAAATACCTTGAGCTGATTGTACAGGATCGTGGTCTTCCCAGAATACCACTAAACCAAGGATTATTTCTGGTCCAGACAGGAAGTTGGCGAACATACAAGTCCCCACATAATGACCCGgtattctttctttgcccTGGATGAGGGCCACAAATTCGGTAACGTATTCCCCATGTTGTGATCTTAAGTGTCAGATGAGACGGACTCTGCTCTGTGCATGGCTGTGTATTGCAAGGAGACACCTCGTGCGGGACAAGTCTGCTTAATAATCGCTTGGCTCCTGCGACCCGGGTACACCGAGAAACCACTACATGTAATGACGGGGGTTGGGGCACTACTCCTTGACAGGCAGGTAGATTCAGGGGAAAGCCTCGGCATGTCCCCTTCTGGACGTATATCGCGAGTGAGGTCGCATCAGGAGAGTCAATAGCTTCAGGGACGTGCCCCGATTTGTGCTAGTTCAGGCGCCCAAGGGAAATCCTCGGGCGAACGATCCGATATGCCTGGCAAATGAAGCGATCAAGGTGCCGTGGTCTCAGTCACAGTCTATTGCGGGGATATGACATGGTTGTCTGCGATGCAGCGCACAGTCCCTGCTTCTGACAGTCGGGCCTCGTCGAGGGCTCAGGTTATAGATAGCGGGATCGTGTCCGTGCCCCGTGGCGATTGGGGAAACTCATCGGGATTTCCACGATTAAGCCTCTTTCAAACTTGCTTCAACACCGTATCTTGGCGCGATTAATTGGCAATTGGGGACGGCAATCGCCAAGGGAAGTACGTAGTGCGTATCCCAGGCCCCAGAATTAGAGGCCCACGCACGAATTCGTAGTGGAGGGTGGCACTGCGGCTTGCATTGCTAGTGCTGATCTATGGGAGTTACCACGCCATATTATTTCACTCAACTTGTGATGAACGCGCACTCCTTATGAAAATCATGAACGAGGCAGGGGAGAGCGGCAACTCTGGCGGTACGAGATGACCGCATAAGTCTCTGCTAGAGCGTGGTATTGGAATAAGTGTGGGTAGGATGCCCCATTTTGAGTACGTCTTCTGTTAAAATCGCTCCCGCTGACCACAGCGGGAGGTTTGATGATAGTAAGTTTGTCAAATACGAGCGATAGAGCTGGCATTCATCAGCTCATCGCTAAAAGGATCTGATGGTTTTCGTCGAACCATGGTCAAGCTTTCAATCGATGTCAGAATCCGGGAAACCAAACGACGGCGGTTGAGAACCGTGCGAATACACCGGAACGAGCGAGAAATGCTGTAAATCTTATGACAAGCAAGGATCCAGTCTCAGATACTATCTGTGTGCAAGGCTCGATAGTCGATTCAGAACCATGGTGAGGTCGACCACTCTTCCACCAACATTACTGGTGTTTCCTACACCATCCCAAAAGGGATGGGGTTCTATCATATTTTACTGCCGAAGTACCGAACCGTTGATGTCTTGAAGGTTTTTTCTAGACCGCTTCCTTGACAGCGTGGCTGAAACAGGCGGGGACTTGTATGAGAGAGGATTCGGGCAATCTGCAAGGTACTAACGAATCATGTTCAGCAAAAGGCCTGAACTCGATTACTGAGATAGAGAACTAGGAGGAAAGGGGAAGTTTATGATGGAGTTTCCGCCACGGTGGGGTAGGGTGTCAGCACAGCGCCGCAATCAGTGAATCACCCATGGAGCATTGTCAAATAGCGCATCGATGCTGAAGTTAAAGTCCAGCGACGGATGCGGACTGCTGACCTAAGACCGAGGAGTGAAGACTGAGGAGTCTTCCAAAGCCCACATCGGAATTGCACTCGTGGAGTCTTCATATCAAGGGGAAAGTCCTCCGTGAACTTTGTTTCAAGGCTGATTCAGCTGAACCATGGATCTTCCCTCCGTCCGAAGTTCGAAATAGGAACCAGAACAGCATGGCCCACGTGTATGACAGCTGAAGTGTAGGAGCAGAAATCCGTGAGAAGGTGGCAGAAATGTAACTCGTGTTGTACAAGTAAGTATATGTGCTTTGTGAGTCCTACTTCTGGTCCAGGGGTCAAGGCGACGCTTTGTCCCCGCAGAGGATCCAGAATTCAAACTATCATAGTGTGTGCGGGGTCAAAGAGTAGCCCACGGCGGATAGCGTACAGATGTTTCAGGTCTTTTTGAGGCCGAGAACGAGTTTCCCCCCTGATCTCAGGTTCATCATCGCGGTGTCAGGATTGGCTGTAAAGGAGTATCGTGCTCCGGGGAATCGTAGGATGGGAGTTGTATCATAGGCTAGCGATGTATGGTGCTGCTTGGGGCACACCTGGTGTCAGCATTCTTTCCGATTTTGATCGTTGAGACAGACCATTGATCGAAGAAACTGCTCATTGCAGTCTCAACCATTGAAGCAAGAAAAtagaagggaaggaagaagaggaggcagGACGGAGCCGCGGAGAAAGAGTCGTCCCGGGGTTGCACTCATCTCAACTGAGTCAACTCTCACTTGGACTCCTCTGTATTTATCAACGCCAAACACAGACCAGACGTGACGGGCCATCCCTCAATCTCCGGTCAATCTCACACACGGTCAGACCCCGCTCAAGACGTACCGAGACAGGCTCAATTGATGCCAACGGTAAAAGACCTTGAACCTGTTGAGAACGCTGCATAGTGCATAACCAACAAGCGTTCCGATTGACAGGCTGCAAGGCCCAAAAAATCAATTGTCTCACCAATCAGATGCATTCCGCACACCCCTTGCCGTTGCCTTGCTCTTGCAGATAGCCTTGGAGGCAAATAAAATAACTCGGCACAGCGTTCCACGGCACATAGGGTGGGTAAGAAATACCGGAGCCCCAGGAGGCTGAACcatgttgatgaagatgggcATCTCTAAGTTGCTCACGCGCCAGAAAGAGAGGCCTTTTCTGGGTCGGACTAGCCAGAACCACTGATCGTCCTTCGAGAAGACTGACTGCGGATTCTGCTTTCCGAACAAGAGTTGGGATCTTCGAACCACTTGCCCCAAAACAGGCCATTATCCGGCACCCACCCCAGAATTCACCCGATCGGCGCAGCCAGCGGGCCATCAAGTCATCATGGACATCGACTGGAGTCACACTGGACCTGGCTGGACTGACAACCGTTTTATTGGATGAGTTATTCTTGATTGCCATGCTAGCTCTGCACCTCATGGCCCGGTAAATCGCACCATTTCTTGTCTTGCGGGGTTGCGTTTGCATCCAACGAATGCCCCAAGACGTAGGCAAGCTTTCGCGCTAGGTAAGTCATCGTAGCTGGGCATCAAATATTAGCACGCTAGGTTCGATTACGACTTACGAGGTCGCAGTCGTTTCGTCCTCTGAGGCACTGGCGGCGTCAGACAGAGCCAGTATCACCCCCTCGCAGCGGGAATCCGACTTTGCATGAAGGTGTGTGCTGGGTTCCGGCTCCATTGCGAGCGAGGGCGTTCTTAGGCCACCAACGTCGGAGAATTGCCTTTGGATTGGTCGGGCCCTGTTGGCCTGCTCTCCAGTAAAACGTACATGGCACAAGAGAGGCAATATAAGACCCGGGGCGACTATTCGTCGTCGTGGTTCGCTTTCCACTTTCCAACTCTCACCATGCCCTGATGTCCAATTCGGACCACTTCGCAGAAGATATGCGTTCATCCCTGTCCTAATTCGCTCGCACCTTGACTTTCCCCTGTCTGATCATTGGCCCCAGTCGCCCATCACTCTTCAGTCTTGCTCGGATTCGGCTGCTCACGTCTTTCCATCTGATCCACCCCGGCTGAAATTTTGGTACACCTCGTGGGGTTGTTGGCTTCACGGCACATGGTGCAAACCCAAAAACCACGCCAGGCTTAAACTCTGCTTCTCGACGTCAGTCGTTGGCTAAATGGTCCCTTTTTGATCCTTCACGACTCGTCTCCCTCCCTTATGGCCTTTGTCATCCTCCTGTGAAAGTGGATAACTAACTAATGCTCTGCCCCTCACAGTGAAGAAAAGGACAGGATGAACTAACCTTATTATTGTTGGAACCTGCAAAGTCGCCGCAACCCTGGCACCCCAAATACTCGACCAGCCCCGGTACATCGTCCCGAAGCGCGATTTCTTGCCAAAGCGCCGAAGTACAACGGCCTGCACGAGACCCCTCGGATAATGCTCACGGCGCTTCCAGGCATTGAACTATACTGAACAAAACAAAACGATGAGTCTCGTCAAGATGCTGCTTTCCAGTGGCGGTCAAGACGGCCTCCATGCCCTCTTACCGCGGCTGTCCTATACGGAACATGATACAGGGGAATTCACTATCGATCCCCTACCCGACGACCATCGTAAAGGCCTGGTGGCTGTCTTCGTCATGGCCATTCTCTCCACCGTTGCCACCTTGATCTTGATCTCGTTTGTTACCTACCGACTCATCTTCTGGCGCGGCAACTACCAGCGATATATCGGTTACAATCAGTATATCATTCTCATTTACAACCTGGTCATTGCGGATATTCAACAGTCTCTCGGTTTCTTGATCTGTGCAAAGTGGTATGCGGAAAATAAAGTAGAAGCTAGGACAGCAGCCTGCTTCCTCCAAGGATTGTGGCTCCAGGTTGGAGACCCAGCAAGTGGAATCTTCGTGctcgccatcgccttccATACCTTCTACCTTGTGGCCTTGGGTAAGAAGCTGAGCTATCGAGCGTTCGTTATCATCGTGATCGGCCTTTGGGCTTTTGTTGCAgttctcgtcatcatcccAATTGCATCTCATGGAGGCGATGTCTTCGTCCCCGCCGGGGCTTGGGTAAGCTTGGTCTTTTTGTTCTCATGTTGTTTATCTCCCTGGCTAACTTAGAATAGTGTTGGATTAGCGAAGAGTACGAAGACATCCGTCTTTGGACACACTATGtttggatcttcttcgccgagtTTGGCACGATTACGCTATACGCTGTCCTATGGTTTCAACTCCGTCGACGTATCAAGCAGTCTGCTATCTTAGGGAGCAGTCATATTGAGAGTCTGAAACGCCTTCGTCGAGTCGTCGGATACATGGTTATATACCCACTCGCTTACATTGTCCTGTCCCTCCCTCTGGCAGCAGGAAGAATGGCGACCGCACGAGGCGAAACTCCAAGCATCGTGTACTTTTGCGTTGCCGGTGCGCTAATTACGAGTTCTGGATTTGTCGACGTCCTACTCTATACGCTCACACGAAAAAACCTCATCATCGAATCTGAACCCAGTGCTGATCGGAGCTATAACAAGttccccagcagcaagggTCGTGGGAAGAACCTCAATAGCACCACGGACCCGAAGTTTATGCGGACGGACATCAGCGCTATTCGTACATACAATGGCccagatgaagacgagccGACCCGTGACGGCTCAACGGAGGACATTATCAAGGGCGGCGATGTCGAGCTGGCCCCCATGGGCAAGGTGTATCAGCACACCACGATCGAGATCACATCTGAACCAGCATATCCTTCCAGCGGGGATGCCAGCGGTCGGGCAAGTCAAGATTCGCTGAATTCGACAGGCAAGATATCACCCACGGCGAGGAGATGGGGAAGATAATGACGGAAATTTCTACTGCTCACCTTCTACGAtttgattattattaattccCCGGCTCCGACCACGCTTCGAACCGGCGACCGACTATGTTTCTGATGTCACACTTTTCTTACACCTATATATACGGTTTAATCGATGCCCTACCTTCGATACTCTCATTGATTTATGTTCGGCGGCTCTTTTTGCTCCACAATTGGTCTTTCAAAcggtttttgtttttcgtcCTTCACTGAGCTTcctatttttatattctcaTCTTCCGTTTCATTTCCCTTCTGGTTACTGCAGGATATACCCAATCTTGGTGATGAGTTCTATGAGCGGATTCATGTCAACTCTTTGAATACCCTTCTTGACAGCGGATTGTTTTATGTGATACAACCCTGTTTCTCTTACTCCTACTCTTACTCCTACATTTCCTACTTCTGtgtatatagatagaatatGCTCCGCGGCCTGGCCTGGTCTTTAAGCAACCAGGCCACACACTTACAAAGTATACTGTCTACAACGATAGACAGTGTAATGATCTACACTGCATTCTCGATTCACTCCCCTATTCCACGCACATTTGCGTGTGTAAACTGTAAACTGTAAACTGTGAGCAGTAAGCACTAACCACAGTTCGAATTCGACTTCGACACTGCGTAGATCATACTCCGAGGCTAAGTACGTACTACCTAGGCATATTCGGAGTACTCACCGAAAGTTCATAATATTTAcacagccgcagccgctTCCGCTTCCGCGTCTGGCGGTCAGAGCCATCGACCTCGAACTGCATCGTGCGTACTCGGTATCGGGGGACTCGGCCAAGTACCGAGAATTCGGCAGGAAAGGAAACCCAAAAAAATGATCACCGCTAATCCGGCATCGAAGACTGGATCAGTGGATCGTCATACTCCATCCGGTGTAGTTTATTGACTAGATCAGATTGCCCGTGATTTTTCTTGGGAATCTTCACGATAGGCGCTGATTACGGAGTATTAACggctggttggttggttgccTTAATTAGTCGTTGACTCGTTCCTCCCCCCTAAGCACGCATCTAAGGCGTTAAGCATTTGCAGCGAGTCAGTCGCCGGATAGGAACTGACGCGATTCGTGGGCGATGTGTTCAACGGGTGTTCGTTGGACTGAGGATTTTGAGGCGTTGGATTATAGTCGAATTCGATACTCGATATTCTCCTCGGGTCCCCAGGtagagtcagagtcagagtcagagtcagagtcagagacagagacagggacagggacagggaccGGGGCAGGAGGAACAGGGGATGCGGAGTGCTCTGTGCGACTCTGCATATATGATGAACCATGGACCAAACATACGCGGTCTAATCATATAATGTCTACTCCGTACCAGGTACTCAGTCATGCACGCGGCACGCGGCATCCAGGACCAGAACCAGGTGGATGACTGCCAATGGACTGTGAATTCCGCGTCTCGAGAGTCAAGagagtact is a window of Aspergillus puulaauensis MK2 DNA, chromosome 4, nearly complete sequence DNA encoding:
- a CDS encoding putative pre-mRNA splicing factor (COG:B,K;~EggNog:ENOG410PKX1;~InterPro:IPR011257,IPR003265;~PFAM:PF00730;~go_function: GO:0003824 - catalytic activity [Evidence IEA];~go_process: GO:0006281 - DNA repair [Evidence IEA];~go_process: GO:0006284 - base-excision repair [Evidence IEA]), which produces MGLASDLLLSDSTLSDVPSDLEDSPTPSPVRPAHPKLGDTDDDPSGISDANIDPIKPPHFAVGVREQTPPQLDFSLNPTLIPEKKPRSKPAKVSPYFQGTSVNEDSCLPFPPIDAPAFGLVQEQLAHDPFRLLLATIFLNRTRGGVALPILFQVFDRYPTIEAMAAADQSELTAMINCLGFQNQRARKCISLAQTWLDRPPCRNKRYRKLNYPCKTDGRDIKPAECINDDDQRVAWEVAHLPGVGAYALDSWRIFCRDELRGLSTDWQGTGAATAGFTPEWKSVLPQDKELRAYLTWMWLKEGWDWDRETGERTPASEKVMRAARRGATAHIEAGNWVLETSPVKRR
- a CDS encoding uncharacterized protein (COG:S;~EggNog:ENOG410PFEA;~TransMembrane:1 (o758-775i)), with the protein product MPGLDSASRSGTASFLESRTSLPYPTFSKAHSREAVGKPGVPTPDPTDLTEQNQDDEDKDDTKQRHHDSRNAPPSPPLTSVDQHSRKGSTVDDKGEKTTEKTKDGKTKIRIKTDLNRSSSSLRAKKDDSSKTSKSTVRPETPKAKRSSYSKDSPSRTASHKPSKSKLDPDRKRSSVVSPPRSPPVRDVGMDYSANGSDATIAAARQSPSSRVRSPEKPPSRTQTRSSMSNRPASANPNRTPFDIAMDYGRPPTTGSTYGTPPPPPPPPDVPVSNPRVDYLLHNGGLDYQVPKSLLLNTVFGDQPQVQPHLAASRVFEPFSRLLADYQHVVNKNGSLAVATGSRSVARRLLDRLEAVFARDISSESCRCLMCEHDELEDIPSGVSWGEVLELVSGRRELPSWPPFILTTELGKADVSGEEHIPMQKMDIDVPEEYRDHFLRQSRKTKLAVDQWLTEQVEQPTSAPEEVDDETLTFAMLTHLGNDQRPIFRALLGISSTSPTPRPDGQPRERPPALTSSSFAIERLYRLSSKPRDPETAMYMLNNPGMHHVLATLAAISDDEWDILISGRFDGFLRSGAEDSTPNRYSNSRSNTPFSTGRMSRGSTPNPLDRPTSQPYGGPGSPGSFGGPIALDEEMEIAALAEVEREIYAGMEALEDAFEALHCKAETVRLALRERGAGLSIANQNRRGTFVEARLGTPGPHPWESGTDDDFLDDVQSLAPDDSASNISSNRRRRPKRRTERRTPAPVEEEDEEDSNQFVTVVLVAAVAVFGLELGI
- a CDS encoding ADP-ribosylation factor family protein (COG:U;~EggNog:ENOG410PKEM;~InterPro:IPR005225,IPR027417,IPR006689;~PFAM:PF00025,PF00071,PF09439;~go_function: GO:0005525 - GTP binding [Evidence IEA]); translation: MGNTLPNLWPSSRAKKEYRVIMWGLWYSGKTTILYNQLKGMGDVIPVSTVGFNLETATHQDENFLIFDLGGRDRLRPQWKESFSKPDAVIYVVDATETNRLDDARYELKCLLEFTGLYDENSEVPVLVFANKNDLDGAKPGGDILEALQPKALKKQRWKVVPCSALNGYGIDEGMDWLAGLLGGG
- the gprC gene encoding protein gprC (COG:S;~EggNog:ENOG410PHJV;~InterPro:IPR022596,IPR023041;~PFAM:PF11710,PF11970;~TransMembrane:7 (o46-69i90-113o137-156i163-184o213-232i258-278o290-314i)), producing MSLVKMLLSSGGQDGLHALLPRLSYTEHDTGEFTIDPLPDDHRKGLVAVFVMAILSTVATLILISFVTYRLIFWRGNYQRYIGYNQYIILIYNLVIADIQQSLGFLICAKWYAENKVEARTAACFLQGLWLQVGDPASGIFVLAIAFHTFYLVALGKKLSYRAFVIIVIGLWAFVAVLVIIPIASHGGDVFVPAGAWCWISEEYEDIRLWTHYVWIFFAEFGTITLYAVLWFQLRRRIKQSAILGSSHIESLKRLRRVVGYMVIYPLAYIVLSLPLAAGRMATARGETPSIVYFCVAGALITSSGFVDVLLYTLTRKNLIIESEPSADRSYNKFPSSKGRGKNLNSTTDPKFMRTDISAIRTYNGPDEDEPTRDGSTEDIIKGGDVELAPMGKVYQHTTIEITSEPAYPSSGDASGRASQDSLNSTGKISPTARRWGR